A window from Leptothermofonsia sichuanensis E412 encodes these proteins:
- a CDS encoding N5-glutamine methyltransferase family protein produces the protein MMVSSQSSFNQLSPPSVEREFSTTGATLWNWRKAAREDAIAAAISLTEVDWLLRELTDLDSLALRLESFQTRPAIRLKLPFEELQQLWRQRVEARVPVQYLIGAAPWRQFLLQVSPAVLIPRPETECLIDLAIWAEEQKIKGAGTPESQSRTETSTQSPDNQPLTTVHPPISPLTPLPSPLTPHSSLLSPHSSPLTPPPSPHWADLGTGSGAIALGLATAFPQATIHAVDCSETALEMAQLNAAAYQLQERIRFYQGSWFEPLAALKGKLSGIVSNPPYIPSAIVPELQPEVARHEPHLALDGGTDGLDFIRHLVRTAPTYLQTDGILLLEMMAGQAAIVTQLLHQQNSYHSIQIHADLAGISRFALAYRI, from the coding sequence ATGATGGTTTCTTCACAGTCTTCTTTCAACCAACTCTCGCCTCCATCAGTGGAGCGAGAGTTTTCTACTACCGGGGCAACTTTATGGAACTGGCGGAAAGCAGCACGCGAAGACGCGATCGCAGCGGCTATTTCGCTGACCGAGGTTGACTGGCTTTTGCGAGAATTGACCGACCTTGACTCCTTAGCCCTGCGCCTGGAGTCCTTTCAGACCCGACCAGCAATTCGACTCAAGCTCCCTTTTGAAGAATTACAACAGCTCTGGCGTCAGCGCGTTGAAGCACGGGTACCCGTCCAGTACCTGATCGGTGCCGCTCCCTGGCGACAATTTTTACTCCAGGTTTCACCCGCTGTACTGATTCCCCGACCAGAAACCGAGTGTTTGATTGATCTGGCAATCTGGGCAGAGGAGCAAAAGATTAAAGGGGCAGGAACGCCGGAAAGCCAAAGCAGGACAGAAACATCCACTCAATCACCTGACAACCAACCACTGACAACAGTTCACCCACCCATCTCACCCCTCACTCCTCTCCCCTCTCCCCTCACTCCTCACTCCTCACTCCTCTCCCCTCACTCCTCTCCTCTCACTCCTCCCCCCTCTCCCCACTGGGCAGACCTGGGTACAGGCAGCGGTGCGATCGCCCTTGGATTAGCAACCGCCTTTCCCCAGGCGACCATTCACGCGGTGGACTGTAGCGAAACTGCCCTGGAAATGGCTCAATTGAATGCTGCCGCCTATCAACTGCAAGAGCGCATCCGGTTCTATCAAGGTTCCTGGTTTGAGCCGCTGGCCGCCCTGAAAGGCAAACTCAGTGGCATTGTTTCCAATCCTCCCTATATTCCCAGCGCGATCGTGCCGGAACTACAGCCAGAAGTTGCCCGGCATGAACCTCACCTGGCTTTAGATGGGGGAACCGATGGGTTAGACTTTATTCGCCATTTAGTGAGAACAGCCCCCACTTATCTACAGACTGATGGCATTCTCCTATTGGAAATGATGGCAGGTCAGGCAGCCATCGTTACCCAACTACTCCACCAGCAAAACAGTTATCATTCGATCCAGATCCACGCCGATCTGGCGGGGATTAGTCGCTTTGCCCTCGCCTACCGAATTTAA
- a CDS encoding Tic22 family protein yields MKSFVRRSVTAGLVGSALLGSVLAGAMQVLALPKEQILQKLRPIPVFTIANSQGAPLVASPRQGEKGQPVAGVFISQKDAQAFLDNLKTRNPELAKGVSVVPVSLAEIYQLGLDNKGKPDGLGFAFVPSQQQVASATNLLKQTGQQVQQFNGTPLFVARGGKEKGYLTIQQGNQAVIPMFFKKEELQTLLDQFKKQEPNMASTIEIQVLNLEGLIQVLQEKNDPQLNQIVLVPAQESIDYVRSLAPAGQKPAPAPAPANAPKK; encoded by the coding sequence ATGAAATCATTTGTTCGTCGGAGCGTAACGGCTGGATTAGTTGGAAGTGCCCTGTTAGGTTCAGTCCTGGCAGGGGCCATGCAGGTACTTGCGCTACCCAAGGAGCAGATTCTTCAAAAGTTGCGCCCCATCCCTGTGTTTACCATTGCCAATTCCCAGGGTGCGCCGCTGGTTGCCTCGCCACGGCAGGGAGAGAAAGGTCAGCCTGTGGCAGGTGTCTTCATCAGCCAGAAAGATGCTCAGGCATTTCTCGACAATCTCAAAACTAGAAATCCTGAATTGGCTAAGGGTGTAAGTGTGGTGCCGGTTTCTCTGGCTGAGATCTATCAGCTTGGGTTAGATAACAAAGGCAAGCCTGATGGGTTGGGTTTTGCGTTTGTCCCCTCTCAGCAGCAGGTTGCCTCTGCCACCAATCTGCTCAAACAAACCGGGCAGCAGGTGCAGCAGTTCAATGGAACCCCGCTGTTTGTTGCTCGCGGTGGCAAAGAGAAGGGCTACCTGACGATTCAGCAGGGCAACCAGGCGGTCATTCCCATGTTCTTCAAAAAAGAAGAACTTCAGACTCTGCTGGATCAGTTTAAGAAGCAGGAACCCAATATGGCTTCTACAATCGAGATCCAGGTTCTTAATTTAGAAGGGTTGATCCAGGTACTGCAAGAGAAAAACGATCCACAACTGAATCAGATTGTGCTGGTGCCTGCTCAAGAGTCCATTGATTATGTGCGATCGCTGGCTCCCGCTGGTCAAAAACCTGCACCGGCACCAGCTCCGGCTAATGCTCCCAAGAAATAA